From Bradyrhizobium symbiodeficiens, the proteins below share one genomic window:
- a CDS encoding UBP-type zinc finger domain-containing protein produces MSESDGINLAAKPSGTGCADCSAAGGWWFHLRRCAQCGHIGCCDASPNQHASKHNAATGHPIITSFEPGERWFYDYRTGEAFVGPKLQGPQSHPSDQPVPGPAGAVPSDWQTRLHD; encoded by the coding sequence ATGTCTGAGAGCGATGGCATCAACCTCGCAGCCAAGCCGAGCGGAACGGGTTGCGCGGACTGTTCAGCGGCAGGCGGGTGGTGGTTTCATCTCCGCAGATGTGCCCAATGCGGCCACATCGGCTGCTGCGATGCGTCGCCCAACCAGCATGCGTCGAAACACAACGCGGCGACAGGTCACCCGATCATCACGAGCTTCGAGCCGGGCGAGCGATGGTTTTACGACTATCGGACAGGAGAGGCTTTCGTCGGTCCCAAGCTTCAGGGCCCTCAATCCCATCCTTCGGATCAGCCGGTGCCCGGGCCGGCTGGGGCCGTGCCTTCAGACTGGCAAACACGGCTCCACGACTAG
- a CDS encoding autotransporter domain-containing protein has product MTIAVAMKSSLLSRAVLTATAALVLAFASGEATAQVLPPPAPTTPNCTSNTVGPVLNLNTLAAPSSAVASSLAGAIGNINTIFLTQQGSAFVSAPSNAAPNQPGGGAWARAVGGEANLKSTSSSNGTFTVPANAPANTTATTNCNNNQTNNFYGVQVGQDLARLNWNGWNVHVGATGGYVSSDSKDNLSGFGTRIEVPFVGGYVVATRDRFFADVMVRQEFYNMRLNDPALGFFNQPTSARGISVAASAGYNFALANNWFIEPSGGLIWSKTRVDNFTSGGTINPGIAGINSVDDITSTMGRLSLRGGTTINSGNMIWQPFASVSVFHEFADPVTSRYVSYNAVQTPLGGGPPFNPATYVQTTSTSRVGTYGQYSLGIAGQVANTGWLGFARVDYRNGSNIDGWTGNAGIRYQFTPEAIAAVLPVKAPVKARGAVLGPVSWTGFYIGGFFGADYGTTDVRFPGAANDGAKVWAFGPIGGGQAGYNYQVNQWVFGVEGEIGAAAIKGARTCGAGTGIDPVTHLLIPGAFSPASFTCSTRSDWVATATARLGYAYERTLYYVKAGAAFTESRLNAGCITNAPGANPPCNNVAGVAVNSFGASSSRTGWTIGYGAEFDLGKNWSARAEYDYIDFGRKTNVASDGTVISDHPTTSQAKIGLNYRFAPGAVVAKY; this is encoded by the coding sequence ATGACAATTGCCGTCGCTATGAAATCGAGCCTGCTGTCCCGCGCCGTCTTAACCGCTACCGCAGCCTTGGTGCTGGCGTTCGCGTCCGGCGAAGCGACCGCTCAGGTATTGCCTCCCCCGGCTCCCACGACGCCGAACTGTACGTCGAACACCGTTGGGCCCGTCCTCAACCTGAATACTCTGGCTGCTCCGTCGAGCGCGGTCGCAAGCTCGCTGGCTGGCGCGATCGGCAACATCAACACCATCTTCCTAACGCAGCAGGGCAGCGCATTCGTCTCGGCACCATCCAATGCGGCTCCCAATCAGCCCGGCGGAGGCGCCTGGGCGCGCGCCGTCGGCGGCGAGGCCAATCTGAAGAGCACCTCGTCATCCAACGGAACGTTCACAGTTCCTGCCAACGCGCCGGCAAACACCACAGCCACGACGAATTGCAACAACAACCAGACCAACAATTTCTATGGAGTCCAGGTCGGCCAGGACCTCGCGCGGCTGAACTGGAATGGATGGAACGTGCATGTGGGCGCGACGGGCGGCTACGTATCCTCCGATTCCAAGGACAATCTTTCCGGCTTCGGCACCCGTATCGAGGTGCCGTTCGTGGGCGGCTACGTCGTCGCAACCCGCGACCGTTTTTTCGCGGACGTCATGGTGCGGCAGGAATTCTACAACATGCGATTGAATGATCCGGCGCTCGGCTTCTTCAATCAGCCGACGAGCGCGCGGGGCATATCCGTGGCAGCGTCTGCCGGCTACAATTTCGCACTGGCCAACAACTGGTTCATCGAACCGTCGGGCGGGTTGATCTGGTCGAAGACCCGGGTCGACAATTTCACGTCGGGCGGAACGATCAACCCCGGGATCGCCGGCATTAACTCCGTCGATGACATCACCAGCACGATGGGCCGGCTGAGCCTGCGTGGCGGCACCACGATCAATTCCGGCAACATGATCTGGCAGCCGTTTGCTTCCGTCAGCGTGTTCCATGAGTTCGCCGATCCCGTGACGTCACGCTATGTATCGTACAACGCGGTGCAGACGCCGCTCGGCGGTGGACCACCTTTCAATCCGGCGACCTATGTGCAGACAACCTCCACATCGCGGGTTGGTACCTATGGCCAGTACTCGCTCGGCATCGCCGGCCAGGTTGCCAATACCGGCTGGCTGGGTTTTGCCCGGGTCGATTATCGTAACGGCAGCAACATCGACGGCTGGACCGGCAATGCCGGTATTCGCTACCAGTTCACGCCCGAGGCGATTGCGGCCGTGCTGCCGGTGAAGGCGCCGGTCAAGGCGCGGGGCGCGGTGCTGGGCCCGGTGAGTTGGACCGGGTTTTATATTGGCGGTTTCTTCGGGGCCGACTACGGCACCACCGATGTCCGCTTCCCCGGTGCGGCCAACGACGGCGCCAAGGTCTGGGCGTTCGGGCCGATCGGCGGCGGGCAGGCGGGCTACAATTATCAGGTCAATCAATGGGTGTTCGGCGTCGAGGGCGAGATCGGCGCGGCCGCCATCAAGGGTGCGCGAACCTGCGGTGCCGGCACCGGCATCGATCCCGTCACGCATCTCCTGATCCCCGGCGCGTTCAGCCCTGCTTCGTTCACCTGCTCGACCAGGAGCGACTGGGTCGCCACGGCGACGGCGCGGCTTGGCTACGCCTATGAGCGGACGCTCTACTACGTGAAGGCCGGCGCGGCTTTCACCGAGTCGCGGCTCAACGCGGGCTGCATCACCAACGCGCCCGGCGCCAACCCGCCCTGCAACAATGTCGCGGGCGTTGCGGTCAACAGCTTCGGCGCCTCGTCGAGCCGGACGGGCTGGACCATCGGTTACGGCGCCGAGTTCGATCTCGGCAAGAACTGGTCGGCCCGCGCCGAGTACGATTACATCGACTTCGGCCGCAAGACCAACGTGGCGAGCGACGGCACGGTGATCTCGGATCACCCGACCACGAGCCAGGCCAAGATCGGTCTCAACTACCGCTTCGCGCCCGGCGCGGTGGTTGCGAAGTACTGA
- a CDS encoding isocitrate/isopropylmalate dehydrogenase family protein → MQIVVLPGDGIGPEITTATSGVLRAASERFQLNLRLEEHAVGHASLKLSGTTVRPELLDIVRAADGLILGPTATFDFKDEAHGEINPSRHFRKNLDLYANVRPARTYPGRPGRIGDFDLVVVRENTEGFYADRNMEQGNGEMLVTPDVVISLRRITRLCCERIAHAACRLAMKRRKRLTIVHKANVLKIGDGMFLDICREAAKAYPGLGVDDILIDAMMAHVVRNPNRFDVIVSTNMFGDILSDLTAELSGSLGLGGSLNVGDCYAMAQAAHGSAPDIAGRDVANPVSLILSTALLLAWHGERSGAVRYEEAARAIEAAVAKALGEGRATRDVGGKLGTIAAGAAIAEILQAG, encoded by the coding sequence ATGCAAATCGTCGTTCTGCCCGGTGACGGCATCGGGCCCGAGATCACGACTGCGACATCGGGTGTGCTGCGCGCGGCGTCCGAGCGCTTCCAGCTCAATTTGCGCCTGGAGGAGCACGCGGTCGGGCACGCGAGCCTGAAGCTGTCAGGCACGACCGTGCGCCCCGAACTGCTCGACATCGTCCGCGCCGCCGACGGCCTGATCCTGGGCCCGACCGCGACCTTCGACTTCAAGGACGAGGCGCATGGCGAGATCAACCCGTCCCGGCACTTCCGCAAGAACCTCGACCTCTACGCCAATGTCAGGCCCGCGCGCACCTATCCGGGCAGGCCGGGTCGCATCGGTGATTTCGACCTCGTCGTGGTCCGCGAGAACACCGAAGGCTTCTATGCCGACCGCAACATGGAGCAGGGCAACGGCGAGATGCTGGTCACGCCAGACGTCGTGATCTCGCTGCGAAGGATCACGCGCCTCTGCTGCGAACGCATCGCGCATGCTGCCTGCCGTCTGGCGATGAAGCGGCGCAAGCGTCTCACCATCGTGCACAAGGCCAATGTGCTCAAGATCGGGGACGGCATGTTCCTCGACATCTGCCGCGAGGCCGCGAAGGCCTATCCGGGCCTTGGCGTCGACGACATCCTGATCGATGCCATGATGGCGCATGTGGTCCGCAACCCGAATCGCTTCGACGTCATCGTCTCCACCAACATGTTCGGCGACATCCTGTCCGATCTCACGGCGGAGCTGTCCGGCAGCCTCGGCCTCGGCGGTTCGCTCAATGTCGGTGACTGCTACGCCATGGCGCAGGCCGCGCACGGCTCGGCGCCCGACATCGCCGGCCGGGACGTGGCCAATCCGGTCTCGCTGATCCTGTCGACGGCCCTGCTGCTCGCCTGGCACGGCGAGAGGAGCGGCGCCGTCCGCTATGAGGAGGCCGCGCGCGCGATCGAGGCGGCGGTGGCGAAGGCGCTTGGCGAGGGCAGGGCGACGCGCGATGTCGGCGGCAAGCTCGGTACCATCGCAGCCGGCGCGGCGATTGCCGAGATCCTGCAGGCGGGGTGA
- a CDS encoding caspase family protein has product MIKRVMHMVAAIGGAAIMMVLACNAARAERRVALVVGNGSYQSVPKLSNPARDAASVAKMFHDAGFETVEVQVNVGNLEFKRAIRKFETVADQSDIAIVYYAGHGLEIGGVNYLIPVDARLASDRDAEDEAIPLERLVSSADGARRLRLIILDACRDNPFVTTMRRERKAASRGVNAGLGRVEPTATDTLIAYAAKAGSTADDGDGEHSPFTTAVLKNLTIPGLDVRLAFGRVRDEVLKITGHRQEPFVYGSLGGGSISLVPAPVTPQDTPVNEVKADFELVQKIGTKRAWEVFLASHPTGFHADLARGEIERLNHPVPAAPPGMVLTALPQPPSPGRETPTREALEWDKLKDSTDIGALGRFVKRFPDSPLAVTAQQRIDVLQKAERERAEQARAVQEAARKAAEEALRQAEQRKAEALAVRKREEEERRAREAEAAAKARAAAAEAEASRKRAEDERRVKALDEQQKAKTAEAERKEAAARLKAEQAERDKAVADAAAARAIAEKQARQADEARKAAEEAATREATCKTEQAKLDDITSRGSEGTGLDQLTVFSRALTCERLSGLVATTLDKFKAEATRRAASAPNSPELVRAAQAELLRLGCLSTKIDGVLTPATGDAIRRYLTIQGQPSETISVTGEFVGELAKRATRVCPLQCKSGEALENDVCVAADKVKPAEEANTGARTRPNKRQADREDRRAKPAATATPRARQQATARPSIVSGGGGSHAIIGVGF; this is encoded by the coding sequence ATGATCAAACGCGTGATGCACATGGTCGCTGCGATCGGGGGAGCCGCCATCATGATGGTGCTCGCCTGCAACGCAGCGCGCGCGGAACGGCGCGTTGCTCTGGTCGTCGGCAATGGCAGCTATCAGAGCGTGCCGAAGCTTTCCAATCCGGCGCGCGATGCCGCCTCCGTCGCGAAAATGTTTCACGATGCCGGCTTCGAAACGGTCGAAGTGCAGGTCAACGTCGGCAACCTCGAATTCAAGCGTGCCATTCGGAAGTTCGAAACCGTAGCCGACCAGTCCGACATCGCGATCGTCTACTATGCCGGTCACGGGCTCGAGATCGGCGGCGTGAACTACCTCATCCCGGTTGACGCACGGCTCGCCTCCGATCGCGACGCAGAGGACGAGGCGATTCCGCTGGAGCGTCTGGTGTCGTCGGCCGACGGTGCGCGGCGGCTGCGCCTGATCATCCTGGATGCGTGCCGCGACAATCCTTTCGTGACGACCATGCGGCGCGAGCGCAAAGCTGCCAGCCGCGGCGTCAACGCCGGCCTCGGCCGGGTCGAGCCGACCGCGACCGACACCTTGATCGCCTACGCCGCAAAGGCCGGTTCGACCGCCGACGATGGCGACGGCGAGCACAGTCCGTTCACGACGGCGGTGCTGAAGAACCTCACAATACCGGGCCTTGATGTCCGGCTGGCGTTCGGTCGCGTCAGGGACGAGGTGCTGAAGATCACTGGCCACCGGCAGGAGCCGTTCGTCTATGGCTCGCTAGGCGGCGGCAGCATCTCGTTGGTGCCGGCGCCCGTTACGCCGCAGGACACGCCTGTCAACGAAGTGAAGGCCGATTTCGAACTGGTGCAGAAGATCGGCACAAAGCGGGCTTGGGAGGTGTTTCTCGCCAGTCATCCTACCGGCTTTCATGCCGATCTTGCGCGCGGAGAGATCGAGAGGCTTAATCATCCGGTACCGGCAGCGCCTCCCGGTATGGTGCTGACGGCGTTACCACAACCGCCCTCCCCCGGCCGCGAGACGCCGACCAGGGAGGCGCTCGAATGGGACAAGTTGAAGGACTCTACGGACATTGGAGCGCTTGGGCGCTTCGTCAAACGTTTCCCCGACTCGCCCTTGGCCGTCACCGCGCAGCAACGCATTGACGTTCTTCAGAAGGCGGAACGCGAACGTGCGGAGCAGGCTCGCGCCGTTCAGGAAGCCGCTCGCAAGGCGGCCGAAGAGGCACTACGCCAAGCCGAACAGCGCAAGGCAGAGGCCCTCGCCGTCCGGAAGCGTGAAGAAGAGGAACGACGCGCACGAGAGGCCGAGGCCGCGGCGAAAGCGAGGGCAGCCGCAGCCGAAGCGGAGGCCTCTCGCAAGCGGGCCGAGGACGAACGGCGCGTCAAGGCCCTCGATGAGCAGCAGAAGGCCAAGACGGCGGAAGCCGAACGCAAGGAGGCGGCGGCCAGGCTGAAGGCCGAGCAGGCTGAGCGCGACAAAGCCGTAGCCGATGCAGCCGCGGCGCGCGCCATCGCAGAGAAGCAAGCCAGACAAGCAGATGAAGCGCGCAAGGCGGCTGAAGAGGCCGCAACTCGCGAAGCGACCTGCAAGACCGAGCAGGCAAAGCTCGACGACATCACCTCCCGGGGCAGTGAAGGAACGGGTCTCGACCAGTTGACGGTGTTCAGCCGGGCCCTGACTTGCGAACGTCTTTCCGGTCTGGTTGCCACGACGCTGGACAAGTTCAAGGCGGAGGCCACCAGGCGTGCCGCAAGCGCGCCGAACTCGCCGGAACTGGTCAGAGCCGCGCAGGCCGAATTGTTACGTCTCGGATGCCTCTCAACCAAGATCGACGGGGTCCTCACTCCCGCAACCGGCGACGCGATCCGGCGTTATCTGACGATCCAAGGTCAACCCTCGGAGACCATCAGTGTGACCGGCGAATTTGTCGGCGAACTCGCCAAGCGAGCGACGCGGGTTTGTCCGCTTCAGTGCAAAAGCGGAGAGGCGCTGGAGAATGATGTCTGCGTCGCCGCCGACAAGGTGAAGCCAGCCGAGGAGGCCAATACAGGCGCCCGCACGAGGCCAAACAAGCGTCAGGCCGATCGCGAGGATCGCCGGGCCAAACCCGCGGCCACGGCTACACCGCGTGCGCGACAGCAGGCGACGGCACGCCCAAGCATCGTCAGCGGAGGGGGCGGAAGCCATGCCATCATTGGCGTCGGATTCTAG
- a CDS encoding GAF domain-containing protein has translation MDSITPIALCHFVFFHWLIGDRSSVNGNDADERFLDILFRGVTNAEEFGNAVRLIQESFACRAATLVTVDAQDPTASFVWTSGILEQHIERYQRDYAQIDPAPALYLRQPVGKALSTDRMFTREERDRDRFYNEYFLPLGLIETLGGPLYVEQGSFGMIALIRGEDRPPFDDDDAARLERLMPHIARALLLRRSFFRIDARSLGLQASLDRMQAGFILLDNEGVTLFANTAMRTIAQRGDGFALDRNGRPLPVKIEARQRFDALVDDVAKGGVGGILTVPRSSGRDYVVLVAPAPQPSTQSHWEKRGTIGATVVVHDPEFESANTADILSKGLGLPNGAARLVASLAADDDLKSFAKAEGVTIHTARFHLRTALARTGAKTQAELVRLAVRLLRDFALADSPVRSGRQDAIAGQAQLQTKPKRPGAASTGKASPQTR, from the coding sequence ATGGATAGCATCACTCCAATTGCCTTGTGCCACTTTGTCTTTTTTCATTGGTTGATTGGGGATAGGTCGTCCGTGAATGGGAATGACGCTGACGAGCGCTTCCTGGATATTCTTTTTCGTGGCGTTACGAACGCGGAAGAGTTCGGAAACGCCGTCCGCCTGATCCAGGAAAGTTTTGCGTGCCGCGCTGCCACATTGGTCACCGTGGATGCGCAGGATCCAACCGCCAGTTTCGTGTGGACCTCCGGCATTTTGGAGCAGCACATCGAGCGGTATCAGAGGGACTATGCGCAGATCGATCCGGCTCCGGCGCTCTACCTCCGCCAGCCGGTCGGAAAAGCTCTCAGCACTGACCGCATGTTCACGCGCGAGGAGCGCGACAGGGACCGCTTCTACAACGAGTATTTTCTGCCGCTCGGCCTGATCGAGACGCTCGGCGGCCCGCTCTACGTCGAGCAGGGTTCGTTCGGGATGATCGCGCTGATCCGCGGCGAAGATCGGCCGCCATTCGATGACGACGATGCCGCACGGCTCGAACGCTTGATGCCGCACATCGCGCGCGCCTTGCTGCTGCGCCGATCGTTCTTCCGGATCGACGCCCGCAGTCTCGGGCTGCAGGCATCGCTCGACCGCATGCAGGCCGGCTTCATTCTGCTCGACAATGAAGGTGTGACGCTGTTCGCCAATACCGCAATGCGCACCATCGCGCAGCGCGGCGACGGATTCGCGCTTGATCGCAATGGGCGTCCTCTGCCCGTCAAAATCGAGGCGCGCCAGCGCTTCGATGCGTTGGTGGACGACGTCGCGAAAGGCGGCGTCGGCGGAATTCTCACGGTGCCACGCAGCAGCGGGCGAGACTACGTCGTTCTGGTCGCGCCGGCGCCGCAGCCGTCCACCCAATCGCATTGGGAGAAACGCGGCACGATCGGTGCGACCGTGGTCGTGCACGATCCCGAGTTCGAATCGGCGAACACGGCGGACATCCTGTCCAAAGGACTGGGATTGCCGAATGGCGCAGCACGCCTGGTCGCATCACTTGCCGCCGACGACGACTTGAAGAGCTTTGCCAAGGCCGAAGGCGTCACCATCCACACCGCGCGGTTTCACTTGCGAACCGCGCTGGCGCGAACCGGCGCCAAGACCCAGGCCGAACTGGTGCGGCTGGCAGTGCGTCTGCTTCGTGATTTTGCGCTCGCAGATTCCCCGGTCCGGTCCGGACGGCAGGACGCTATCGCTGGGCAGGCCCAGCTGCAGACCAAGCCGAAGCGCCCCGGCGCCGCATCAACGGGGAAGGCATCTCCCCAGACGCGGTGA
- a CDS encoding YidH family protein: MIERYSDHAANERTFLAWVRTGIAIIAFGFVVEKFNLFVRTIAEASRTDTGSRLQLDRFTGPFSHYDGLVLILIGIAIIMISLIRFIRIGRMIDDAQSHSAAGIKAELVLAVVLGLVVTAMTVYFAL, encoded by the coding sequence ATGATCGAGAGGTACTCAGACCACGCAGCAAACGAGCGGACTTTTCTCGCCTGGGTCAGGACGGGCATCGCGATCATCGCGTTTGGCTTTGTCGTCGAGAAATTCAACCTCTTCGTCCGAACGATTGCCGAAGCCAGCAGGACGGACACCGGGTCTCGATTGCAACTCGATCGCTTCACGGGCCCGTTCAGTCACTATGACGGCTTGGTGCTGATCCTGATCGGGATCGCCATCATCATGATTTCGCTTATTCGCTTCATCAGGATCGGTCGAATGATCGACGACGCCCAATCTCACTCCGCCGCGGGCATCAAGGCAGAACTGGTGCTTGCCGTCGTGCTGGGCCTGGTCGTGACAGCGATGACGGTCTATTTTGCGCTCTGA
- a CDS encoding SDR family NAD(P)-dependent oxidoreductase, with protein sequence MDLGLKSKTAVVTGASIGIGRAIAKGLAAEGVRVVGVARRTDLLAELVKEVGSGLITPFEQDVMAKDAAERIAAFALKELGHVDILINNAGGSRPLPVDAPDSKWDEAIALNFTSYRRIAHALLPQMIERKWGRIVNITGKSEPEGLNAAFAAKAAVHAWAKGLSREIGEHGITINCIPPGRIMSEQIRRNYAPDYRERFAEEEIPVGYWGEPEDLAALAVFLASPVARYITGTVIPVDGGLRRYQF encoded by the coding sequence ATGGACCTCGGGCTCAAATCGAAAACCGCTGTCGTCACCGGCGCGAGCATCGGCATCGGCCGCGCCATCGCCAAGGGCCTCGCTGCCGAGGGCGTGCGGGTCGTCGGCGTGGCGCGGCGCACCGATCTTCTCGCCGAACTGGTGAAGGAGGTAGGCTCCGGGCTGATCACGCCGTTCGAGCAGGACGTGATGGCCAAGGACGCGGCGGAGAGGATCGCAGCCTTTGCATTGAAGGAGCTCGGCCATGTCGACATCCTCATCAACAATGCCGGCGGCAGCCGCCCGCTGCCGGTCGATGCGCCCGACAGCAAATGGGACGAGGCGATCGCGTTGAACTTCACCAGCTACCGCCGCATCGCGCATGCGCTGCTGCCGCAGATGATCGAGCGCAAATGGGGCCGCATCGTCAACATCACCGGCAAGTCCGAGCCCGAAGGCCTCAACGCAGCCTTCGCCGCGAAAGCAGCGGTCCACGCCTGGGCCAAGGGCCTGTCGCGCGAGATCGGCGAGCACGGCATCACCATCAACTGCATCCCGCCCGGCCGCATCATGAGCGAGCAGATCCGCCGCAACTACGCGCCCGATTATCGCGAGCGCTTTGCGGAAGAGGAAATCCCCGTGGGCTATTGGGGCGAGCCGGAAGATCTGGCGGCACTCGCGGTGTTCCTGGCCTCGCCGGTGGCGCGCTACATCACGGGCACGGTGATCCCGGTGGACGGGGGGCTGAGGCGGTATCAGTTTTAG
- a CDS encoding methyltransferase domain-containing protein encodes MVWDPQQYLKFSGHRLRPAVDLLMRIPDFGPREIADLGAGAGNVTKLIKERWPEANVTGVEGSAEMVAAGRKAAPDVEWSHEDLGDWHPARQYDLIYSNAALHWLPNHAALFPSVMEKVRPGGMLAVQMPRNFLAPSHVLIGETALDGPWRSKVEHLVTPPPVEGPAFYHDLIAPMSDNIDIWETEYLQVLEGENPVKEWTKGTWLTRYLDVLAGEEKIAFEAAYGARVAKAYPKNAAGQTLFPFRRLFMVAQRKN; translated from the coding sequence ATGGTCTGGGATCCGCAGCAATATCTGAAATTCTCCGGCCACCGGTTGCGGCCTGCCGTGGACCTCTTGATGCGGATTCCGGATTTTGGCCCGCGCGAGATTGCCGACCTCGGCGCCGGTGCTGGCAACGTGACGAAACTGATCAAGGAACGCTGGCCGGAGGCAAACGTAACCGGCGTCGAGGGCTCGGCCGAGATGGTTGCCGCCGGCCGCAAGGCCGCCCCCGACGTGGAATGGTCGCACGAGGATCTCGGCGATTGGCATCCCGCCAGACAGTACGACTTGATCTATTCCAATGCCGCACTGCACTGGTTGCCCAATCATGCGGCATTGTTTCCGTCGGTCATGGAGAAGGTGAGGCCTGGCGGCATGCTTGCGGTGCAGATGCCGCGCAACTTTCTGGCGCCCTCCCATGTGCTGATCGGCGAGACCGCTCTCGATGGTCCGTGGCGGTCCAAGGTCGAGCATCTCGTCACGCCGCCCCCGGTCGAAGGGCCGGCCTTCTACCACGATCTGATTGCGCCGATGTCTGATAACATCGACATCTGGGAGACCGAATATTTGCAGGTGCTCGAAGGCGAGAACCCCGTCAAGGAATGGACCAAGGGGACCTGGCTGACGCGCTATCTCGACGTGCTCGCAGGCGAGGAGAAGATCGCATTCGAAGCCGCCTATGGCGCGCGGGTTGCGAAGGCCTATCCGAAGAATGCGGCGGGGCAGACCCTGTTTCCGTTCCGTCGCCTGTTCATGGTCGCCCAGCGCAAGAACTGA
- a CDS encoding MFS transporter: MTITLPAAAREPDHTTSDGLPAEQRRWAIAAIFTALAMASLDTAIANIALPAIAADLHVSPEQSVWVVNVYQIALVATLLPLGALGEIVGHQRIYLGGLILFTVASLLCAVAWSLDSLLVARTLQGLGASGIMSVNTALVRFVYPGRMQGRGFGHNALVVATAFTVGPSVASAILAVGPWPWLFAVNIPFGLVAIGIGFAMLPKTPRADHGFDFLGAMLASACLGLFITGIGSAAHNLSPVVVGIELVTALVLGFILTRRHAAHPAPMLPIDLFSRPMFALSAATAVCSFAVQGLAFVSLPFYFEDVLGRSQVETGFFMTPWPLVVGIMAPIAGRLSDRYAVGVLGGIGLVLLGIGMALLATLPANPAIADIIWRMVICGMGFGFFQAPNMKAVMSSAPPHRSGSASGIVATARLIGQTTGAALAAACFTLAGHDGATVALALGAGFAALGSVMSFLRLAVK; this comes from the coding sequence ATGACAATCACGTTACCTGCCGCCGCGCGCGAGCCCGACCACACCACCTCTGACGGCCTCCCGGCCGAGCAGCGGCGCTGGGCGATCGCCGCGATCTTCACCGCGCTGGCGATGGCCTCGCTCGACACCGCGATCGCCAACATCGCCCTGCCCGCCATTGCCGCCGATCTGCATGTCTCGCCGGAGCAGTCGGTCTGGGTGGTCAACGTCTACCAGATCGCGCTGGTGGCGACGCTGCTGCCGCTGGGCGCGCTCGGCGAGATCGTCGGGCACCAGCGCATCTATCTCGGCGGCCTGATCCTGTTCACCGTCGCCTCGCTGCTCTGCGCGGTGGCCTGGTCGCTCGACAGCCTGCTGGTCGCGCGCACGCTGCAGGGGCTGGGGGCCAGCGGCATCATGAGCGTCAACACGGCGCTGGTGCGCTTCGTCTATCCCGGACGGATGCAGGGCCGCGGCTTCGGCCACAACGCGCTCGTGGTCGCAACGGCCTTCACCGTCGGACCGTCGGTCGCCTCCGCCATCCTGGCGGTCGGCCCGTGGCCGTGGCTGTTCGCCGTCAACATCCCGTTCGGCCTCGTCGCGATCGGCATCGGCTTTGCAATGCTGCCGAAGACGCCACGCGCCGATCACGGGTTCGACTTTCTCGGCGCGATGCTTGCGTCGGCCTGCCTCGGCCTGTTCATCACCGGCATCGGCAGCGCCGCGCATAATCTGTCGCCGGTGGTCGTGGGCATCGAGTTGGTCACGGCCCTCGTGCTCGGCTTCATCTTGACGCGCCGGCACGCCGCTCACCCGGCGCCGATGCTGCCGATTGACCTGTTCAGCCGGCCGATGTTCGCGTTGTCGGCAGCGACCGCGGTGTGCTCCTTCGCCGTGCAGGGCCTCGCCTTCGTCTCGCTGCCGTTCTATTTCGAGGACGTGCTCGGCCGCTCGCAGGTCGAGACCGGCTTCTTCATGACGCCGTGGCCGTTGGTGGTCGGCATCATGGCGCCGATCGCGGGGCGCCTGTCCGACCGCTACGCGGTCGGCGTGCTCGGCGGCATCGGCCTGGTGCTGCTCGGCATCGGCATGGCGCTGCTCGCGACGCTTCCGGCCAACCCCGCCATCGCCGACATCATCTGGCGGATGGTGATCTGCGGCATGGGTTTCGGCTTCTTCCAGGCGCCGAACATGAAGGCGGTGATGTCGAGCGCGCCGCCGCATCGCAGCGGCAGCGCGTCGGGAATCGTCGCCACCGCGCGCCTGATCGGGCAGACCACCGGCGCGGCGCTCGCCGCGGCCTGTTTCACGCTCGCCGGCCACGACGGCGCAACCGTCGCGCTGGCGCTCGGCGCGGGCTTTGCCGCGCTTGGCAGCGTGATGAGCTTTTTGCGGTTGGCGGTGAAGTAG
- a CDS encoding pyridoxamine 5'-phosphate oxidase family protein: MSKKPLAEIAKDMAGIDIAILSTHTENGEIANRPMSNNGDVAYDGTSYYFAYEQTRTVSDIQRNPKVALGFSSEAGLFSKGIYVAVEGTAELIRDKAVLRQHWTSDLDKWFDDGIDTPGIVLIKVKANRVTYWKGREEGEVAL; this comes from the coding sequence ATGTCCAAGAAGCCGCTGGCCGAGATCGCAAAGGACATGGCTGGCATCGACATCGCCATTCTTTCGACCCACACCGAGAACGGCGAGATCGCCAATCGTCCGATGAGCAACAACGGCGATGTCGCCTATGATGGCACGTCGTATTACTTTGCCTATGAACAGACCCGTACCGTATCGGACATCCAGCGAAATCCGAAAGTCGCGCTCGGATTTTCGTCGGAAGCGGGTCTCTTCTCGAAAGGGATCTACGTAGCCGTGGAGGGCACCGCCGAGCTAATCCGGGACAAGGCCGTCCTTCGACAGCATTGGACCAGCGACCTCGACAAGTGGTTCGACGACGGCATCGACACGCCGGGCATCGTCCTGATCAAGGTGAAAGCCAACCGGGTCACGTATTGGAAGGGCCGTGAAGAGGGCGAGGTTGCGCTCTGA